In the genome of Desulfosporosinus sp. Sb-LF, the window TGAACTTCTCCAAACAGCGATATCGGAGACATCCAGACCCAATTCCTGTATGTTCAAAACTACTGTCCGAGGGAACATGAAACACAAGGGTTTGTCATATAGCCCCAGACATGTAACTGATTTATTTTTCATATGCCTTTATTAATTCGGAAATATCAAATTTTTTCATTTTAAGAAATGCTTCAGTAACTTGTGCCAATTTTTTAGCATCCTTATTCTGCATCATGTCATTCATAATCGTGGGTACAATCTGCCATGAAAATCCGTATCTGTCTTTTAACCAACCACATTGTTCTGCTCCAGGAATTGCAGATAACTTATCCCAATAATAGTCTATTTCTTCTTGTGTATCACACTTTACAATAAATGAAATAGCCTCATTAAAAGTAAAGTTGTGCTTATAGGCGCTGTCCATAGCTGCAAATACTTGGTTTTCAAGTATGAAGTCGACATGTTGAATCATGGTAGGTTTGTTTGGGGTAGCAGTCTCGCCGTATCTAAGGATATCACCAACTCTTGAATGGGCAAATGTCGTTGTATAGAATCGGATGGCTTCTTCTGTATTTCCACACTGATCCCCGACAAACATAAGTGTTGGTGTTATTTTTTGCTTAATCTCGAAATCACGCATGTATATCACTTGCCAAGAAAGGCCGTATTTATCAATCACCCATCCATATTTTTCGCTAAACGGATAGGCTTCTAATGGCATGAGCGCTGCACCATTTTCGATAAGTTTCTCCCATAACGTTTCAACCTCTTCAACGGAACTACAAGCGATGAGAAATGATACCGCTGGTGTAAATTTGAATAATGGACCCGCTGACAGCAGCATGAATTCTTGTCCTGCGAGCTCAACTGTGATCATATCCACTGAACCTGATGGTGTTTCTTTTAATATGGTTTTGTCCTTGAGTTTTGATTCTTCAAATAGGGACATATAGAATTTTGATGCCTCATCGGCTTCCTTGTCAAACCATAAGTGTGGGATAATCTTTTGCATATTGGTCTCCTCTCGAATTCACGAGTTTTAGTTCCAGTTACATAAAATAAGATTTGACTTCCAACCAACAATTTATTCTCTACCTACATCAATACCTGACTTATTAAAAAAACACCATACCTTCACGGTAATCTACGTTTTTTCTATCGACATATTACTTATATCAAGATACGACACATTCCAACGATGACCATCTAAATCGATAAAACCGCATCCGTACATCCAATCTTGTCCACCGGGCTCACCAAAGATTGTACCACAGCTTCATCTATATTATACTGCGTGTCTAAGAATGAGACGGTTTTCGAAGTACCCATACATTCCATTCTAGCATTTCATTTTCCCACACATATCCTTCCACGATAGCGAAATAAGACGTTGCTATAAACTTTTAATAATATATAATAATTGAAATAAGAGTGATCTTGCAATTTATTCCAATGTAAGCGTCTTCATTAGTGCGCACTAAAGAGCATGTTATATGTCTTTAGGAGGTAAAAACATGATGATTATAGGGGAACATTACAAGAAAAGATATAAAGCAGGTGATACGCCTTGGGATATTGCCAACCTGATTTCAACCTTATTCAGACTGTAAGGTTCTACTTCTTTAGAAATAACTAAAGCTTTTTTCATATTTTCAAGGTTTAATAGGTTGTCCTACTCTGTGTATATAAAAACGAAAAAACCTTGAAATCCGCTATACTCATGGACTTCAAGGTTTTCTAAATTATCATATATAATCGGTTTGAGAGGACTGAAACCTCCGACCTCAGCGTTGTCAACGTGGTACTCAACCAGCTAAGCTACAAACCCATATGGTGCCGATGACCGGAATCGAACCGGTACGGGGGTTAACCCGCGGGATTTTAAGTCCCGTGCGTCTGCCAGTTACGCCACATCGGCTAAATTAGTTTGGAGGCGGCACTCAGATTT includes:
- a CDS encoding VOC family protein; protein product: MQKIIPHLWFDKEADEASKFYMSLFEESKLKDKTILKETPSGSVDMITVELAGQEFMLLSAGPLFKFTPAVSFLIACSSVEEVETLWEKLIENGAALMPLEAYPFSEKYGWVIDKYGLSWQVIYMRDFEIKQKITPTLMFVGDQCGNTEEAIRFYTTTFAHSRVGDILRYGETATPNKPTMIQHVDFILENQVFAAMDSAYKHNFTFNEAISFIVKCDTQEEIDYYWDKLSAIPGAEQCGWLKDRYGFSWQIVPTIMNDMMQNKDAKKLAQVTEAFLKMKKFDISELIKAYEK